The following coding sequences lie in one Halorussus halophilus genomic window:
- the thiC gene encoding phosphomethylpyrimidine synthase ThiC → MTQLEAARTGTVTEAMERVAERERVSVEFVREQVADGQAVIPANRNHESLDPMVIGREFATKVNANIGNSETESGVEEELEKLHTAVHYGADTVMDLSTGGDLDRIREANVERSPVPVGTVPIYEAVKRAESVEDITAELLLDVIRKQAEQGVDYQTVHAGVLFEHLPLTDGRKTGIVSRGGSILAEWMEKNGAQNPLYTHFEDICEIFAEHDVTFSLGDGLRPGCLADASDDAQFAELETLGELTRVARENGVQVMVEGPGHVPMDEIASNVERQQEVCDGAPFYVLGPLVTDIAPGYDHITSAIGATEAARSGAAMLCYVTPKEHLGLPDSEDVRDGLAAYRIAAHAADVANGREGARDWDDALSEARYNFDWERQFELALDPERAQSYHDQTLPGDNYKEARFCSMCGAEFCSMRIDQDAREAGEMESLDDQTNLESSGAAEANRPPVGTHESSVETNTTQTPEPSTDDD, encoded by the coding sequence ATGACGCAACTCGAAGCGGCTAGAACCGGAACCGTCACCGAGGCGATGGAACGAGTCGCCGAACGGGAACGGGTGAGTGTGGAGTTCGTCAGAGAACAGGTCGCAGATGGGCAAGCAGTCATCCCAGCCAATCGAAACCACGAGTCGCTCGACCCGATGGTAATCGGCCGAGAGTTCGCTACGAAGGTCAACGCCAACATCGGCAACAGCGAGACGGAGAGTGGCGTCGAAGAGGAACTGGAGAAACTCCACACCGCAGTCCACTACGGCGCGGACACGGTGATGGACTTGAGTACCGGCGGGGACTTGGACCGAATCCGAGAAGCGAACGTCGAACGGTCGCCGGTTCCGGTCGGCACCGTTCCGATTTACGAAGCGGTCAAGCGAGCAGAGAGCGTCGAGGACATCACGGCCGAACTTCTGCTGGACGTGATTCGAAAACAGGCAGAGCAAGGCGTCGATTATCAGACCGTCCACGCGGGCGTTCTGTTCGAACACCTCCCACTCACGGACGGTCGGAAGACCGGCATCGTCTCGCGGGGCGGGTCCATCCTCGCCGAGTGGATGGAGAAGAACGGCGCGCAGAACCCGCTCTACACGCACTTCGAGGACATCTGCGAGATATTCGCGGAACACGACGTTACATTCAGTCTCGGCGACGGACTCCGGCCGGGGTGTCTCGCCGATGCGAGCGACGACGCGCAGTTCGCGGAATTGGAGACGTTGGGCGAATTGACCCGTGTCGCCCGCGAAAACGGCGTACAGGTGATGGTCGAAGGGCCGGGCCACGTCCCGATGGACGAAATCGCGTCGAACGTCGAGCGCCAGCAGGAGGTCTGTGACGGCGCGCCGTTCTACGTCCTCGGGCCACTCGTGACCGACATCGCGCCGGGCTACGACCACATCACGAGCGCAATCGGCGCGACAGAAGCGGCACGCTCGGGTGCCGCGATGCTCTGTTACGTGACTCCGAAAGAGCATTTGGGGTTACCGGACTCCGAAGACGTGCGCGACGGACTCGCCGCGTACCGAATCGCCGCGCACGCCGCCGACGTTGCGAACGGTCGTGAGGGTGCCCGAGACTGGGACGACGCGCTCTCGGAGGCCCGCTACAATTTCGACTGGGAGCGACAGTTCGAACTAGCCTTGGACCCCGAACGCGCCCAGTCGTACCACGACCAGACGCTCCCCGGCGACAACTACAAGGAGGCCCGCTTCTGCTCGATGTGCGGCGCTGAGTTCTGCTCGATGCGAATCGACCAAGATGCACGTGAGGCCGGAGAGATGGAGTCGCTGGACGACCAGACGAACCTCGAAAGTTCAGGGGCGGCCGAAGCGAACCGGCCACCGGTCGGCACGCACGAGTCGAGCGTCGAGACCAATACTACTCAAACTCCCGAACCGAGTACGGACGACGACTGA
- a CDS encoding potassium channel family protein has translation MDQWQRRTLAYLSSLTLLVVVYALAYDYGMTVYEGRPQPFYQSLQVVVETFTTTGYGSDAPWETPEMNFFVILMDATGVVLIFMALPVFVVPLFEQAVSTTLPTTVDMENHVVICTYSPRTETLISELSSWEMEYVIVEPDREQAMELYESDYSVVHGDPESVDSLANVNVEAAAAVVADASDEVDVSVVLTAREAASEVPVVSVVEEPELATYHELAGVDRVLSPRKLVGESLAGKVKTAVSAELGEAVEIGEDFEVAELPVQRGSHLVGSTLAESGIRERAGANVLGAWFRGEFETPLTPGTTLDAGTVLLVAGRESQLERLKELTRSPVRSPRGGRVVVVGHGEVGSTVTDELAAASVPYTVVDIADKPGVDVVGDTTDPETLEEAGIETARSVLFTLADDTVTSFGTLVARDLNPNVEILARAEETESVQKIYRAGADYVLALSTVSGRMLASTILEDEEVISMDKQVELVRTSAPRFSGQTLAEADIRSKTGCTVVAVERDGEVITDLGPEFRLQRDDDLIIAGDDEGVTEFTKVAN, from the coding sequence ATGGACCAGTGGCAGCGCCGAACCCTCGCGTACCTGAGTTCGCTCACGCTCCTCGTCGTCGTCTACGCACTGGCGTACGACTACGGGATGACCGTCTACGAGGGCCGTCCACAGCCGTTCTATCAGTCGTTACAGGTCGTCGTGGAGACGTTCACGACGACCGGCTACGGGTCGGACGCCCCGTGGGAGACCCCGGAGATGAACTTCTTCGTCATCCTGATGGACGCGACTGGCGTCGTCCTCATCTTTATGGCGCTGCCCGTCTTCGTCGTGCCGCTGTTCGAACAGGCGGTCTCGACGACCCTACCAACGACAGTGGACATGGAAAACCACGTCGTCATCTGCACGTACTCGCCGCGAACCGAGACGCTCATCTCGGAGTTGTCCTCGTGGGAGATGGAGTACGTCATCGTGGAACCCGACCGCGAGCAGGCGATGGAACTCTACGAGTCGGACTACTCGGTCGTCCACGGTGACCCCGAGTCGGTCGATTCGCTGGCGAACGTCAACGTCGAGGCCGCCGCGGCGGTCGTCGCCGACGCCTCGGACGAGGTGGACGTGAGCGTCGTTCTCACGGCCAGAGAAGCCGCCAGCGAAGTGCCGGTCGTCAGCGTCGTGGAGGAACCGGAACTCGCGACGTACCACGAACTCGCCGGCGTGGACCGCGTGCTGTCGCCCCGCAAGTTGGTCGGCGAGAGCCTCGCGGGGAAGGTCAAGACGGCCGTCTCCGCGGAACTCGGCGAAGCCGTCGAAATCGGCGAGGACTTCGAGGTCGCGGAACTGCCCGTCCAGCGCGGCAGTCACCTCGTTGGCAGTACCCTCGCCGAGAGTGGCATCCGCGAGCGAGCGGGCGCGAACGTCCTCGGCGCGTGGTTCCGCGGCGAGTTCGAGACACCGCTGACGCCCGGAACGACCCTCGACGCCGGAACAGTGTTGCTCGTCGCGGGTCGGGAGAGCCAACTCGAACGACTGAAGGAACTGACGCGCTCGCCGGTTCGCAGTCCTCGCGGCGGTCGCGTTGTCGTCGTCGGCCACGGCGAAGTCGGTTCGACTGTCACCGACGAACTCGCAGCGGCTAGCGTCCCGTACACCGTCGTGGACATCGCCGACAAACCCGGCGTCGATGTCGTCGGCGACACGACGGACCCCGAAACGCTCGAAGAGGCAGGCATCGAGACTGCGCGAAGCGTCCTCTTCACGCTGGCCGACGACACGGTGACGAGTTTCGGGACGCTCGTTGCGCGGGACCTCAACCCGAACGTCGAGATTCTCGCTCGCGCCGAAGAGACCGAGAGCGTCCAGAAGATATACCGAGCGGGTGCAGACTACGTGCTGGCGCTCTCGACGGTCAGCGGGCGGATGCTCGCCTCGACGATTCTCGAAGACGAGGAGGTCATCTCGATGGACAAGCAGGTCGAACTCGTCCGCACGTCCGCACCCCGGTTCTCCGGGCAGACGCTCGCCGAAGCGGACATTCGCTCGAAGACTGGCTGTACGGTCGTCGCCGTCGAACGCGACGGCGAGGTCATCACCGACCTCGGACCCGAGTTCCGTCTCCAGCGCGACGACGACCTCATCATCGCCGGAGACGACGAGGGTGTCACCGAGTTCACGAAGGTGGCGAACTGA
- a CDS encoding BGTF surface domain-containing protein, with protein MTQTRTSVLLTALVVFGALTGGLAAASATETTQEQHAELQQTDSLADAGIDSGSVFWQGQFLRLSANQSDAGSVWSVRRVENGEAGQLVTEVLLDGTGSAVVSTSRLDGEFVVVNENNEPVVLDNGTAAGAGSVEEASWEVAVQELNATFADTVVRNDDVPDARTDLRLESNRAGYRFEISSDQLNTEEVASIFPAVEVRDDQAVVTRNVSSDATFDANFTGVEAGTYDFMIRTLDNVVTDTASIQVTPAVEGSAALGNATVTDERGDVATFNVTFNETDRATVSLGSRDVGYLARFTVVDQNDDGVATVRINTYRAGLANQSGISAVGEDQVQNYSLQTDPVPGRLDAATYPIRTFVGSTQTGVGTLVLNERSTEGIQVWTAPDRESVRNVQTLSEVASQTDNVAFQDWAIVQVQASGLSGYVQNVSDLNNDQTGLSMTLTRVGEINQPSVEVPLDNANLLIDNSNNQFFVVIDSNALEENATYSANFTVSSANPYVEPGNGTSLVANFSVVPRNVTFDEVNVSPSEQATVSGTASVAAGTELDVQVESTGANPFLKRSTATVTEDGTWEATFDFSDVPAGANFTVSVDDPRANATGNVTGAQADGETAGNETAGETTAEETAEAENETTMAEETTVAEETTAEADTTTAEETTMEEETTAAETAAAAEGDAAVEDADTTAGDASSAPALGFGPLVGLVAVAIALVGGALLLRRRR; from the coding sequence ATGACACAGACACGAACGAGTGTACTACTGACGGCACTCGTCGTCTTCGGAGCGCTTACCGGCGGACTAGCAGCCGCGAGCGCGACCGAGACGACGCAGGAACAGCACGCAGAGTTACAACAGACAGACAGCCTCGCAGACGCTGGCATCGACTCAGGGAGCGTGTTCTGGCAGGGACAGTTCCTTCGACTCTCGGCCAACCAGTCGGACGCGGGCTCCGTCTGGTCGGTTCGGCGAGTCGAGAACGGGGAAGCCGGGCAACTCGTCACCGAAGTGTTGCTCGACGGCACCGGGTCGGCCGTCGTCAGCACGAGCAGACTCGACGGCGAGTTCGTCGTCGTGAACGAGAACAACGAACCGGTCGTCTTGGACAACGGCACCGCGGCCGGAGCGGGGTCAGTCGAGGAGGCGAGTTGGGAAGTCGCCGTACAGGAACTCAACGCGACGTTCGCCGACACTGTCGTCCGGAACGACGACGTCCCAGATGCCCGCACCGACCTGCGACTCGAATCGAACAGGGCGGGGTACCGGTTCGAAATCTCTTCCGACCAGCTGAACACCGAGGAGGTCGCGTCTATCTTCCCGGCGGTGGAAGTCCGTGACGACCAAGCCGTCGTCACGCGAAACGTGAGTTCGGACGCGACGTTCGACGCCAACTTCACCGGCGTCGAAGCCGGCACCTACGACTTCATGATTCGGACGCTCGACAATGTGGTCACCGACACGGCCTCGATTCAGGTGACGCCCGCCGTCGAAGGGTCGGCCGCGCTCGGCAACGCGACGGTGACCGACGAACGAGGTGACGTCGCCACGTTCAACGTCACGTTCAACGAGACCGACCGGGCGACCGTCTCGCTCGGTTCGCGCGACGTCGGCTATCTCGCGAGGTTCACCGTCGTGGACCAGAACGACGACGGCGTCGCCACGGTTCGAATCAACACGTACAGGGCAGGACTAGCCAATCAGTCGGGCATCTCGGCAGTCGGGGAGGACCAGGTACAGAACTACTCGCTCCAGACGGACCCGGTTCCGGGCCGACTCGACGCCGCGACGTACCCGATTCGGACGTTCGTCGGTAGTACGCAAACCGGTGTCGGGACGCTCGTACTGAACGAGCGTTCGACCGAAGGGATACAGGTCTGGACCGCCCCGGACCGTGAGAGCGTTCGGAACGTCCAGACGCTGTCGGAGGTTGCCTCGCAGACCGACAACGTCGCGTTCCAAGACTGGGCAATCGTGCAGGTGCAGGCGTCGGGCTTGTCCGGCTACGTCCAGAACGTCTCGGACCTCAACAACGACCAGACTGGGCTGTCGATGACATTGACTCGGGTAGGCGAGATAAATCAGCCGTCCGTGGAAGTGCCACTCGACAACGCTAATCTGTTGATAGACAACTCGAACAACCAGTTCTTCGTCGTCATCGACTCCAACGCGCTCGAAGAGAACGCGACGTACAGCGCGAACTTCACCGTCTCGTCGGCAAACCCGTACGTCGAACCCGGCAACGGAACGTCGCTGGTCGCCAACTTCTCGGTCGTCCCGCGGAACGTCACCTTCGACGAGGTGAACGTCTCGCCGTCCGAGCAGGCGACCGTTTCGGGAACTGCTTCGGTCGCGGCCGGTACCGAACTGGATGTCCAAGTCGAGAGTACCGGCGCGAATCCGTTCCTCAAACGGTCCACGGCGACGGTGACCGAAGACGGAACGTGGGAAGCGACCTTCGACTTCTCGGACGTGCCAGCGGGTGCGAACTTCACCGTCTCCGTGGACGACCCGCGGGCGAACGCCACTGGTAACGTGACCGGAGCACAAGCCGATGGTGAGACGGCCGGTAACGAGACGGCAGGTGAGACCACGGCAGAAGAGACCGCAGAAGCCGAGAACGAGACCACGATGGCCGAAGAAACGACCGTGGCTGAGGAGACGACAGCAGAAGCAGACACGACCACGGCAGAAGAGACGACGATGGAAGAGGAGACGACCGCGGCGGAGACGGCGGCCGCCGCCGAGGGTGACGCGGCAGTCGAAGATGCTGACACGACTGCTGGCGACGCTTCCAGCGCGCCCGCGCTCGGATTCGGTCCGCTCGTCGGACTAGTCGCAGTCGCCATCGCGTTGGTCGGTGGCGCGCTCCTGCTCCGACGCCGCCGCTGA
- a CDS encoding helix-turn-helix domain-containing protein: MGTDGIERGVFECSACGNVAFGDPSSTCCDEQMAAVEATPVKEPALALVLRDVFGISKTGLSVCICLMERQEATAADLADELDIDRSTVGRQLNHLTDIGILEKRQRLLREGGYVHVYSPVPVEEVQERLKIGLYAWADEAMGLVEEINREKVAALAAMDADPDDESPASIYWDE; this comes from the coding sequence ATGGGTACTGATGGCATAGAGCGTGGGGTGTTCGAGTGCAGCGCGTGCGGTAACGTCGCGTTCGGTGACCCGTCCTCGACGTGTTGCGACGAACAGATGGCGGCCGTCGAGGCGACGCCGGTGAAGGAACCGGCCCTCGCGCTGGTGCTGCGAGACGTGTTCGGCATCTCGAAGACTGGGCTGAGCGTCTGCATCTGTCTGATGGAACGCCAAGAGGCGACCGCCGCCGACCTCGCCGACGAGTTGGACATCGACCGCTCGACGGTCGGCCGACAGTTGAACCACCTCACCGACATCGGCATCTTGGAGAAGCGCCAGCGACTGCTCCGCGAGGGTGGGTACGTCCACGTCTACTCGCCGGTCCCCGTCGAAGAAGTCCAAGAACGACTGAAGATTGGCCTCTACGCGTGGGCCGACGAAGCGATGGGGTTGGTCGAGGAGATAAACCGCGAGAAGGTCGCCGCACTGGCCGCGATGGACGCCGACCCGGACGACGAATCGCCCGCCAGCATCTACTGGGACGAGTAG
- a CDS encoding MmgE/PrpD family protein, which produces MTTTAAIADFALGLDFDDLSDETVEELKKRVLDSLGIGIAAMDEAPVGVVGDTVGEFGGVGCSLWGGGEASPPDATMYNTALVRYLDYMDSYLAPGETPHPSDNVAGVLACGEYADASGEELLTAIAVAYEVQGALAWAAPVRDRGWDHVTHTVISAASGAAKALTLDREAFRSAVGIAGTAHNALRVTRTEGISEWKGIASANAARNAVYSTFLAKNGMDGPKNLFEGQKGWKQIVSGEFDAEFTPGERVHDVMAKKYVAETYAQSAVEGIIELAEQEDISPANVSEIHLDTFAGAKLIIGGGEGSRYEVETKAQADHSLPYMLAVSLIDREMGNDQYEPERIEREDVQRLLRTVEVEEDEQFTERFENGEMPARITVTMDDGTAYEIEKDDFAGHPNNPMTWEQIEAKFHETASERYDEQRREEIVETVLQLESRDASELLQLLD; this is translated from the coding sequence ATGACAACGACCGCAGCAATCGCCGACTTCGCACTCGGCCTCGACTTCGACGACTTGAGTGACGAGACGGTCGAGGAACTGAAAAAGCGCGTCCTCGACTCGCTCGGCATCGGAATCGCGGCGATGGACGAAGCACCAGTCGGCGTCGTCGGCGACACCGTCGGCGAGTTCGGTGGCGTGGGTTGCTCGCTCTGGGGCGGTGGCGAGGCGTCGCCACCGGACGCGACGATGTACAACACCGCACTCGTGCGCTACCTCGACTACATGGACTCGTATCTCGCGCCGGGCGAGACGCCACATCCGAGCGACAACGTCGCGGGAGTGCTAGCCTGTGGGGAGTACGCGGACGCATCCGGCGAAGAGTTGCTCACTGCCATCGCAGTCGCCTACGAAGTGCAGGGGGCCCTCGCGTGGGCCGCACCGGTCAGGGACCGTGGCTGGGACCACGTCACCCACACCGTCATTTCCGCTGCTTCTGGGGCCGCGAAGGCTCTAACCCTGGACAGAGAGGCGTTTCGCTCTGCGGTCGGTATCGCGGGCACGGCCCACAACGCACTCAGGGTGACGCGCACCGAGGGCATCTCGGAGTGGAAGGGCATCGCCTCGGCGAACGCCGCCCGGAACGCGGTGTACTCGACGTTCTTGGCGAAGAACGGCATGGACGGCCCGAAGAACCTCTTCGAAGGCCAGAAAGGGTGGAAGCAAATTGTCTCGGGAGAATTCGACGCGGAGTTCACGCCCGGTGAGCGCGTCCACGACGTAATGGCGAAGAAGTACGTCGCCGAGACGTACGCTCAGTCGGCGGTCGAAGGAATCATCGAACTGGCAGAGCAGGAGGACATCTCCCCAGCGAACGTCTCCGAAATCCACCTCGACACGTTCGCTGGCGCGAAACTCATCATCGGCGGCGGCGAGGGGAGCAGGTACGAAGTAGAGACGAAAGCCCAAGCGGACCACTCGCTGCCCTACATGCTGGCCGTCTCGCTCATCGACCGCGAGATGGGCAACGACCAGTACGAACCGGAGCGAATCGAACGCGAGGACGTACAGAGACTCCTGCGGACGGTTGAAGTAGAAGAAGACGAGCAATTTACCGAGCGATTCGAGAACGGCGAGATGCCCGCGAGAATCACGGTGACGATGGACGACGGCACGGCCTACGAAATCGAGAAAGACGACTTCGCGGGCCACCCGAACAACCCGATGACGTGGGAGCAAATCGAGGCGAAGTTCCACGAGACAGCGAGCGAACGCTACGACGAACAGCGACGCGAAGAGATAGTCGAGACCGTGTTGCAGTTAGAATCGCGGGACGCGAGCGAGTTGTTGCAGTTGTTGGATTGA
- a CDS encoding sulfurtransferase, translating into MSESENYANDVLVSADWVEEHLDDFRSDDPEYRLVEVNSPESPDDDFPSRYDEGHVPGAIGMQWDEDLSDPQERDILKKDDFEQVVGDAGISADSTVVFYGDGWIPNWFALFAYWEFKYYGHEDARVLNGGKDYWVNNDYELTDEVPDFPGVEYHARGPFENIRAYKDDVDKAIESGLPLVDVRSPEEFRGEIIAPEGLQETAQRGGHIPGASNVPVKQVLNDDGTFKSAAELRELYASHDVDGEESIIAYCRVGERSSIEWFALHELLGFGDVRNYDGSWTEWGNLVRAPIETGEKN; encoded by the coding sequence ATGAGCGAGAGCGAGAACTACGCAAACGACGTACTAGTCTCGGCAGACTGGGTAGAGGAACACTTAGACGACTTCCGGAGCGACGACCCTGAGTATCGACTCGTCGAAGTCAACAGCCCCGAATCACCAGACGACGACTTCCCGTCACGATACGACGAGGGTCACGTTCCGGGCGCTATCGGGATGCAGTGGGACGAAGACCTCTCGGACCCGCAGGAGCGTGACATCCTGAAGAAAGACGACTTCGAACAGGTCGTCGGAGACGCCGGAATTTCGGCTGACTCGACGGTGGTCTTCTACGGCGATGGGTGGATTCCCAACTGGTTCGCGCTGTTCGCCTACTGGGAGTTCAAGTACTACGGTCACGAGGACGCCCGCGTGCTGAACGGCGGGAAGGACTACTGGGTGAACAACGACTACGAGTTGACCGACGAAGTACCGGACTTTCCGGGGGTCGAGTACCACGCGAGAGGACCCTTCGAGAACATCCGGGCGTACAAGGACGACGTGGACAAAGCCATCGAGAGCGGACTGCCGCTCGTGGACGTGCGCTCACCCGAGGAGTTCCGCGGCGAGATAATCGCGCCCGAGGGCCTGCAAGAGACCGCCCAGCGCGGCGGCCACATTCCCGGCGCGAGCAACGTCCCGGTCAAGCAGGTGCTGAACGACGACGGCACGTTCAAGTCCGCCGCCGAACTGCGGGAGTTGTACGCGAGTCACGACGTAGACGGCGAAGAGTCGATTATCGCGTACTGCCGGGTCGGCGAACGTTCCTCCATCGAGTGGTTCGCGCTCCACGAACTGCTCGGATTCGGCGACGTGCGTAACTACGACGGGTCGTGGACCGAGTGGGGCAACCTCGTGCGTGCGCCAATCGAGACGGGTGAGAAAAACTAA
- a CDS encoding DUF1059 domain-containing protein, translating into MPRQFECFQQGCTFMVRADSDEEIVHLVQEHAQERHGIEINRADIRPEIEEA; encoded by the coding sequence ATGCCAAGACAGTTCGAGTGCTTCCAACAGGGATGTACCTTCATGGTACGTGCGGACAGCGACGAGGAGATAGTCCACCTCGTCCAAGAACACGCACAGGAGAGACACGGGATAGAGATAAACCGGGCGGACATCCGCCCCGAAATCGAAGAAGCGTGA
- a CDS encoding helix-turn-helix transcriptional regulator, which produces MTESSERGDEDALVEITKRTSLFTRLRDGPMEKGELPEQLPVSRSTVQRATNSFVEQGLLREEDDRVALTETGHHVAESLQAVRTKLRAADHLAPFLDALDADVDVPVESFADAEVFQADSSAVHSGTKQIVDLITEADSLRMFSNVVSPFYIDALCREALDGTDVDAIFDGQAVEILFENYGSKSRQAAKTGRFNVRLHDEIPFELFLSEERVTLASYGEDAIQRVFVQSDDRDVVSWTGTLYETYQQQSEFVRLF; this is translated from the coding sequence GTGACCGAGAGTAGCGAACGAGGAGACGAGGACGCGCTGGTCGAGATAACGAAACGGACGAGTTTGTTCACCAGACTACGCGACGGTCCAATGGAGAAAGGAGAACTTCCGGAGCAGTTGCCCGTCTCTCGGTCTACCGTCCAGCGAGCGACGAACTCGTTCGTCGAACAGGGGCTACTTCGTGAAGAAGACGACCGAGTGGCACTCACTGAAACGGGCCACCACGTCGCCGAGTCGCTCCAAGCGGTTCGAACGAAGCTCAGGGCTGCCGACCACCTCGCACCGTTCTTGGACGCCCTCGACGCTGACGTGGACGTTCCGGTCGAGTCGTTCGCGGACGCCGAGGTGTTTCAGGCCGACTCGTCGGCAGTCCACAGCGGGACGAAACAGATCGTGGACCTGATTACGGAGGCCGATTCCCTGCGGATGTTCTCGAACGTCGTCTCGCCGTTCTACATCGACGCCTTGTGTCGGGAGGCACTCGATGGGACCGACGTAGACGCTATCTTCGACGGGCAAGCAGTCGAGATTCTGTTCGAGAACTACGGGAGCAAGTCCCGTCAAGCCGCCAAGACGGGGCGGTTCAACGTCCGGCTACACGACGAGATTCCGTTCGAACTGTTCCTCAGCGAGGAGCGCGTCACCCTCGCGTCGTACGGCGAGGACGCCATCCAACGCGTGTTCGTCCAGTCCGACGACCGGGACGTGGTGTCGTGGACCGGAACACTGTACGAGACGTACCAGCAGCAGTCGGAGTTCGTCAGACTGTTCTAA
- a CDS encoding phosphosulfolactate synthase — translation MDRAFDFLHVNERESKPREKGITEIRGPYYDPMGPRELQDILDTMGEYVDIYKFSGGSFALMPEDVVEELISVCHDYDVQVSTGGFVEHVLVQDYDKVEQYVEEAGNLGFDVVEISSGFLAIDTDDLVALTELVQEKGLKAKPEINVQFGAGGASSVEELESEAAIDPASAIREAERHLDAGAYKIMVESEGITERVREWRTDVAFEIANEVGIENCVFEAADPEVFEWYIKNFGPEVNLFVDNSQIVELECMRSGLWGKKSSWGRIASYDRE, via the coding sequence ATGGACAGAGCATTCGACTTTCTACACGTCAACGAACGCGAATCGAAGCCACGAGAGAAGGGTATCACCGAGATACGAGGTCCCTATTACGACCCGATGGGGCCCCGGGAGTTACAGGACATCCTCGACACGATGGGCGAGTACGTCGATATCTACAAGTTCTCGGGCGGGTCGTTCGCACTGATGCCCGAGGACGTGGTCGAGGAACTCATCTCGGTCTGTCACGACTACGACGTACAGGTCTCGACCGGTGGATTCGTCGAACACGTCCTCGTGCAGGACTACGACAAGGTAGAGCAGTACGTAGAGGAAGCCGGGAACCTCGGTTTCGACGTCGTGGAGATATCGTCCGGGTTCCTCGCCATCGACACCGACGATTTGGTGGCACTGACGGAGTTAGTGCAGGAGAAGGGCCTGAAGGCCAAACCCGAAATCAACGTACAGTTCGGTGCTGGTGGGGCGTCATCGGTCGAAGAACTCGAAAGCGAGGCTGCCATCGACCCCGCGAGCGCCATCCGGGAGGCAGAACGCCACCTCGACGCGGGTGCGTACAAGATAATGGTCGAATCGGAGGGCATCACCGAGCGAGTTCGCGAGTGGCGCACCGACGTGGCGTTCGAAATCGCCAACGAAGTCGGCATCGAGAACTGCGTCTTCGAAGCCGCCGACCCGGAGGTGTTCGAGTGGTACATCAAGAACTTCGGCCCGGAGGTAAATCTCTTTGTAGATAACTCACAGATAGTAGAGCTAGAATGTATGCGGTCGGGACTGTGGGGCAAGAAGAGTTCGTGGGGCCGTATCGCATCATACGACCGGGAATAG